A genome region from Brassica oleracea var. oleracea cultivar TO1000 chromosome C2, BOL, whole genome shotgun sequence includes the following:
- the LOC106325358 gene encoding probable inorganic phosphate transporter 1-6 codes for MANEGQISILRALDSAKTQWYHVTTVIISGMGFFTDSYDLFVISLITKLLGRIYYQKPGSSSPGSLPDGISATVSGVAFAGTFLGQIFFGCLGDKLGRKRVYGLTLVIMTVCSICSGLSLGTDPKSVMTTLCFFRFWLGFGIGGDYPLSATIMSEYANKRTRGAFIASVFAMQGVGILAAGGVSLLVSYIFELHFPSRAYMVDPATSTVPQADYVWRIILMLGAIPALLTYYWRVKMPETARYTSLVAKKSEQAASDMAKVLNVDIEASSAKHDQARFSSDEFGLFSAKFLRRHGLHLLATTTTWFLLDIAFYSQNLFQKDIFTTIGWLPPPKTMNAIQELFMISKAQFLIALCGTVPGYIVTIATIDWMGRFKIQVVGFFMMMLCLIGLALPYHHWTLPHNRIGFIVLYSLTFFFCNFGPNATTFIVPAEIFPARLRSSCHGISAASGKAGAMVGSFGFAALVKALGMRNTLLVMAGISLVGMLLTLFLVPEPKGKSLEDLSGEAEPEKIKDTIVV; via the coding sequence ATGGCTAACGAAGGACAAATCAGCATTTTGAGAGCTCTTGACAGTGCAAAGACTCAATGGTATCACGTTACGACGGTCATAATCTCCGGTATGGGTTTCTTTACGGACTCATACGACCTCTTTGTGATATCTCTCATCACGAAGCTCCTCGGGCGGATCTACTATCAGAAACCTGGCTCCTCCTCTCCGGGAAGCCTACCTGACGGTATCTCTGCCACAGTAAGCGGTGTGGCTTTTGCCGGAACGTTTCTCGGACAGATTTTCTTCGGGTGTCTAGGAGACAAGCTGGGCCGTAAGAGAGTCTACGGCTTGACTCTCGTGATCATGACCGTGTGCTCCATTTGCTCTGGTCTTTCACTTGGCACCGACCCCAAATCTGTCATGACGACGCTCTGCTTCTTCCGCTTCTGGCTAGGGTTTGGCATTGGTGGTGACTATCCTCTCTCGGCTACGATCATGTCCGAGTATGCCAACAAGCGTACCCGTGGTGCGTTCATAGCATCGGTTTTCGCTATGCAAGGGGTTGGGATCTTAGCAGCAGGAGGTGTTTCGTTACTCGTCTCATACATTTTCGAGCTTCATTTTCCATCTCGAGCTTATATGGTCGACCCGGCCACCTCCACCGTCCCGCAGGCAGATTACGTTTGGAGGATCATCCTGATGTTAGGAGCTATACCGGCTCTCCTTACTTACTACTGGCGTGTGAAGATGCCTGAAACCGCTCGTTACACTTCTCTAGTTGCTAAGAAGTCGGAGCAAGCTGCTTCGGATATGGCTAAGGTTCTTAATGTAGACATTGAGGCCTCTTCCGCGAAGCATGACCAAGCTAGGTTTTCTTCAGACGAGTTTGGCTTGTTCTCCGCGAAATTCCTCCGCCGCCACGGACTTCACCTACTCGCAACAACAACCACATGGTTCCTCCTCGACATAGCTTTCTATAGCCAAAACCTCTTCCAGAAAGATATCTTCACCACCATTGGTTGGTTACCCCCACCAAAAACCATGAACGCAATCCAAGAGCTCTTCATGATCTCTAAGGCACAATTTTTAATAGCTCTTTGCGGTACCGTTCCTGGTTACATTGTTACCATAGCTACCATCGACTGGATGGGACGGTTCAAGATTCAGGTCGTTGGATTCTTCATGATGATGCTTTGCTTGATTGGTCTAGCCTTACCGTACCACCATTGGACCTTACCTCATAACCGGATTGGTTTCATTGTTCTCTACTCTCTCACTTTTTTCTTTTGTAACTTCGGACCTAACGCAACTACTTTCATTGTCCCTGCTGAGATTTTTCCGGCTAGACTTAGGTCCAGTTGTCATGGTATCTCGGCGGCTTCCGGTAAAGCCGGTGCGATGGTTGGGTCTTTCGGTTTTGCTGCTTTGGTGAAAGCTCTTGGGATGAGGAACACGTTACTAGTCATGGCAGGAATCAGTCTTGTTGGCATGTTGTTGACGTTGTTTCTTGTTCCGGAGCCTAAGGGAAAATCGCTTGAGGATCTTTCCGGGGAAGCTGAACCGGAGAAAATCAAGGACACAATTGTTGTTTAG